One Vespa crabro chromosome 9, iyVesCrab1.2, whole genome shotgun sequence genomic region harbors:
- the LOC124426825 gene encoding proteasome assembly chaperone 2, which produces MIKLTKIFNLEDFTLIVPSVAVGNVAQLTVDLLIASLNLQRIGQIVTSSFIPIVGLDPYIETSEFLSTAVDIYAGIENKILVIQIRSPFVKSLNKFYHNLLEFITTNKISKVVILTSSYAYEKTDSQLNLTELRYIASAGVLTDNKQVFDDLKWLQYESKHISCPNDKQITQIPGGGFAINLFDFLTNNNIPCIILFKFCSEGDNIPDALNLMNYLNQWMNLLHINSIGSLAIKYPPSWKYLFGNVPSSEIY; this is translated from the exons atgattaagttaacaaaaatatttaatttagaaGATTTCACATTAATAGTGCCGTCAGTTGCAGTTGGTAATGTCGCTCAATTAACTGTCGATCTGTTAATTGCGAGTCTTAACCTCCAAAGAATTGGGCAAATTGtaacttcttcttttatacccATAGTTGGGTTGGATCCTTATATAGAAACATCTGAATTCTTGAGCACTGCAGTTGATATATATGCaggaattgaaaataaaatacttgtTATACAAATTCGTTCACCATTTGTcaaatcattaaataaattttatcacaatttattggaatttattacaacaaataaaatatctaag GTAGTAATCCTGACGAGTAGTTATGCTTATGAGAAAACAGATAGTCAATTAAATCTTACAGAATTGAGATACATTGCATCTGCCGGTGTATTAACTGATAACAAACAAGTTTTTGATGATTTAAAATGGCTTCAATATGAATCAAAGCATATATCTTGTCCAAACGACAAACAAATAACACAGATTCCAGGAGGAGGCTTCGCaatcaatttatttgattttcttacaaataataatataccatgtataattttatttaaattttgttctGAAGGAGATAATATTCCAGATgcattaaatttaatgaactatttaaatcaatggatgaatttattacatattaattcTATTGGATCTTTAGCTATCAAGTATCCACCATcatggaaatatttatttggaaATGTACCATCATCtgagatatattaa
- the LOC124426829 gene encoding translocon-associated protein subunit delta, with translation MNWSVFLCTLSAVILTISAETCQKPEVVASAYVTEDATVLTNVAFTTQFVLKCSNGVKGIPLYAEVEGKALPAVRLSADNKYQVSWTEEIKNARSGDYSVKLYDEEKYAAIRKAYRNGEDPSIVKPLAVVVLNNPGIYLGPWINSEFLAAFLAALVSYAAFSAKFKLLA, from the exons atgaattggTCTGTTTTTCTATGTACACTATCTGCTGTAATTTTAACCATATCCGCAGAAACATGTCAAAAACCAGAAGTTGTAGCATCGGCATATGTAACAGAAGATGCTACGGTTCTCACTAATGTTGCTTTTACGACACAATTTGTATTGAAATGCAGCAATGGTGTGAAAGGAATTCCATTGTATGCAGAAGTTGAAGGAAAAGCTTTACCTGCAGTGAGATTAAGTGCAGATAACAAATATcag GTTTCATGGACAGAAGAAATCAAAAATGCACGATCGGGAGATTACAGTGTTAAGCTTtatgatgaagaaaaatatgctGCCATTCGTAAAGCTTATAGAAATGGAGAAGATCCTAGTATAGTAAAACCATTAGCTGTAGTTGTACTCAATAATCCAGGTATTTATCTTGGACCATGGATCAATTCTGAATTTTTAGCAGCATTTTTAGCTGCTCTCGTTTCATATGCTGCATTCTCAGCTAAATTTAAACTTCTTGCATAG
- the LOC124426821 gene encoding uncharacterized protein LOC124426821 yields MVMAGNEGAPGSLAEDSLSARLQWLRQRREALQEKLALKNTELKNLCIEEAELTGVLPPEIPLEPGESPPTFRKKVGTAFTYPQNLINKLKSNEAEESALELERQVQIGIVEAALGIVNDPAESKAVRRKHRLVYQQGQRRLQELEARLNSIRQSRNKTHRTGQYQHTMACNTQSHLQSNVKHRTKKPRPPLDSTGNESCLVSTRAITQEENVNLNLIGTEQKYPGYEEHLPFTNVYHHTHDTGFSSTSPIDQRQNIKASENDFNENHNIYILPDQYRTRTYSHGSGGTRNQNHYQDNNRVYRTVPNTYSEEERQIRYRQFQQQQQKQHELQEDFYNHQQYAEYKQFDSEVQRKSNQLYYDREFRSSHHVHTPEYQIHYKNQSQPWQRKDRDMSTNRNLRSMGPPVDSHMPPGCWMRYDEEIIWCPDEQLVSDRFGSLDRRKRNGVQHVGNINAETQSRYRTVTIGGSKNSVPVVSYPQPTIHLLPLSEQTQVNNKILLRTQSLGSVETWHSNRSQESQDDKDTTDNVSRKGKEKEWYETSLDSGTSPALEPSLLITHKAMHCQSSSPVSCVKDIGVINIVNDTAKNIHSNLQGRCKLDTSIQPQSHLQPIPIRYEHRRPKVLEIPAESRKIQENNDEAILIRSPHNCTIVQAGKYQPYREVTKPFEMSDFYKYSTKFRKRNEISGQTSSNENCLDSYVGDLAGSTDVQKESNSSNYVHNGNLTSPVQKKIYQPVERMTCQPYLTSLR; encoded by the exons ATGG TGATGGCAGGAAATGAAGGTGCGCCAGGATCTTTGGCAGAAGATTCGTTATCTGCAAGATTACAATGGCTTCGTCAACGGCGTGAAGCACTGCAAGAGAAACTAGCTCTGAAAAATACTGAATTAAAGAATCTTTGTATAGAAGAGGCAGAATTAACAGGAGTTTTGCCACCAGAGATACCACTGGAGCCTGGAGAAAGTCCACCTACTTTTCGTAAAAAAGTTGGCACAGCATTTACTTATCCTCAGAATTTAATCAACAAATTAAAATCGAATGAAGCt GAAGAATCTGCTCTAGAATTAGAGCGACAAGTTCAAATTGGTATAGTGGAAGCTGCCTTAGGAATTGTTAATGATCCTGCAGAAAGCAAAGCTGTACGTCGAAAGCATAGATTGGTTTATCAGCAAGGCCAAAGAAGACTACAAGAATTGGAAGCACGTTTAAATTCTATACGTCAATCTCGTAATAAAACACATCGTACAGGACAATATCAACATACAATGGCATGTAATACTCAATCACATTTGCAGAGCAATGTCAAGCATAGAACAAAAAAACCACGACCACCTCTTGATAGCAcag GAAATGAAAGTTGTTTGGTCTCTACAAGAGCCATTACTcaagaagaaaatgttaatCTAAATTTAATAGGAACAGAACAAAAATATCCTGGATATGAGGAACATCTTCCGTTCACGAATGTTTATCATCATACTCATGATACTGGTTTTTCTTCTACAAGTCCTATTGACCAACGACAAAATATTAAAGCATCAGAGAATGATTTTAATGAGaatcataatatttacattttacctGATCAATATCGTACTCGTACGTATTCTCATGGTAGTGGTGGTACACGCAATCAGAATCATTATCAGGACAATAACCGAGTATATCGTACTGTACCGAACACGTATAGTGAAGAAGAACGTCAAATAAGATATCgtcaatttcaacaacaacaacaaaaacaacacgAATTACAAgaagatttttataatcatcaaCAATACGcagaatataaacaatttgataGCGAAGTTCAACGAAAATCGAATCAATTGTATTATGATAGAGAATTTCGTTCATCTCATCATGTGCATACACCAGAGtatcaaatacattataaaaatcaatcacAGCCATGGCAAAGAAAAGATCGTGATATGTCTACTAATAGAAATTTGAGATCTATGGGACCACCTGTTGATTCACATATGCCTCCAGGATGTTGGATGCGTTATgacgaagaaataatttgGTGTCCTGATGAACAACTTGTCTCCGATAGATTTGGTAGCCTCGATCGTAGAAAACGAAATGGAGTGCAACATGTAGGAAATATTAACGCAGAAACACAATCCCGATATCGAACAGTGACGATTGGAGGATCTAAAAATTCTGTACCTGTTGTTTCCTATCCACAACCTACTATTCATTTATTACCTTTATCTGAACAAACACAAGTCaacaataaaattcttttacgtACTCAATCCTTAGGAAGCGTAGAAACATGGCACTCCAATCGATCGCAGGAATCACAAGATGATAAGGATACTACTGATAATGTCAGtcgtaaaggaaaagaaaaagaatggtaTGAAACGTCTTTAGATTCAGGTACAAGTCCTGCATTAGAACCAAGCTTATTAATTACGCATAAAGCTATGCATTGTCAATCAAGCTCACCTGTATCATGTGTAAAGGATATTGgtgtaattaatatcgttaatgacactgcaaaaaatattcattcaaaTTTGCAAGGACGTTGTAAGTTGGATACATCTATTCAACCGCAAAGTCATTTACAGCCGATTCCTATTCGTTACGAGCATCGGCGGCCTAAAGTACTTGAAATTCCTGCAGAATcaagaaaaattcaagaaaataatgatgagGCAATTCTTATAAGATCTCCTCATAATTGTACAATAGTACAGGCTGGAAAATATCAACCTTATAGAGAAGTTACTAAACCTTTTGAAATGTCcgacttttataaatattcaactAAATTTcggaaacgaaatgaaatctCTGGGCAAACTTCATCAAATGAGAATTGCTTAGATTCCTATGTTGGAGATCTTGCTGGATCTACTGATGTACAAAAAGAATCTAACTCTTCTAATTATGTACACAATGGTAACCTCACTAGTCCAgtacaaaaaaagatttacCAACCTGTTGAACGTATGACCTGTCAGCCCTATTTAACGAGTTTGAGATAG
- the LOC124426822 gene encoding probable E3 ubiquitin-protein ligase makorin-1, which yields MADNWTYSIVCRYFKNGMCRGGNNCRYRHVQTARHDSSANETEISSTPTSNSTCHFFKYGTCKFGNQCHFLHSSETIGNACTQTNLRESSSLRQRTTTTSTSVELKNTKDNSIHIAEEWVKAPEFIPSTVSSVAGSSTSNNEMFNTSGTSTGTSKPLSYAQAVNPTGQASDPSLEPLCPYAEATGICKKPNCTYLHGDICELCSHAALHPYNEELRKKHTNACVKQHEVDMELSFAIQRSREKSCGVCFETIMEKSSREQRFGILPNCNHCFCLTCIRKWRQAKQFDNKIIRACPECRVTSDFVCPSMYWVDTKEEKEKLIMDYKDALSTKDCKYFNKGRGKCPFGNKCFYLHALPDGTKTDVGPPVRQRRNADSDTDIIQQLILWDFLEGRDDHLMYIDFEDIVPFFSDSEESDWSDYEVAL from the exons ATGGCCGACAATTGGACATATAGTATTGTTTGCCG atattttaaaaatggcATGTGTCGTGGAGGAAATAACTGCAGATATCGCCATGTTCAAACTGCTCGTCATGATTCAAGCGCGAATGAAACAGAAATATCGTCCACTCCTACGTCCAATTCTACTTGtcacttttttaaatatggcACATGCAAGTTTGGCAATCAATGCCATTTTCTCCATAGTTCTGAAACCATTGGTAATGCATGTACACAGACCAATTTACGAGAAAGTTCTTCATTAAGACAACGTACTACCACTACTTCAACTTCAGTGGAGTTAAAAAATAC CAAGGACAACAGTATTCATATAGCTGAAGAATGGGTCAAAGCTCCTGAATTTATACCTTCAACTGTTTCATCAGTTGCTGGTTCTTCTACATCCAAcaatgaaatgtttaatactTCAGGAACATCAACTGGTACATCCAAACCACTTTCATATGCTCAAGCTGTAAATCCAACTGGTCAAGCTTCTGATCCTTCATTGGAACCTCTTTGTCCATATGCTGAAGCTACAGGAATTTGTAAAAAACCTAACTGCACATATTTGCACGGAGATATTTGCGAATTGTGTAGTCATGCAGCTCTTCATCCGTATAATGAAGAACTTCGGAAAAAGCATACAAAT gcATGTGTTAAACAACATGAAGTTGACATGGAACTATCTTTTGCTATTCAACGTAGCAGAGAAAAATCTTGCGGTGTCTGTTTTGAAACAATAATGGAAAAGTCATCACGTGAACAAAGGTTTGGTATTTTGCCAAACTGTAATCACTGTTTTTGTTTAACCTGCATTAGAAAATGGAGGCAAGCTAAACagttcgataataaaataataagagctTGTCCAGAATGCCGTGTCACTTCTGATTTTGTGTGCCCTAGTATGTATTGGGTTgatacaaaagaagaaaaagaaaaattaatcatgGATTATAAAGATGCATTAAG TACTAAGGATTGCAAATACTTTAACAAAGGTCGTGGGAAATGTCCATTTGGTAATAAATGCTTTTATCTACACGCTTTACCAGATGGTACTAAAACAGACGTTGGTCCACCTGTTCGTCAGCGTCGTAATGCCGATTCCGATACTGATATCATACAA CAATTGATCTTATGGGACTTCCTTGAAGGCAGAGATGATCACTTGATGTATATAGATTTCGAAGATATTGTACCATTCTTTTCAGACTCGGAAGAATCTGATTGGTCTGATTACGAAGTAGCATTGTAG